In the Malassezia vespertilionis chromosome 3, complete sequence genome, one interval contains:
- a CDS encoding uncharacterized protein (SECRETED:SignalP(1-18); COG:S; EggNog:ENOG503NXU0), with product MAAFLSLLPFVAAAVAFAQSPSATVSWNNVTGTANQAFPTDVGFLGTMGYGEQPYNAQNDKLNSSEFLQTYGIETRWKPKDADQDKANSDDIFRNLGTTSPYRAADDLFPETNQYRNLPDECVIKQVHVVHRHGARYPTSETSEGAPMFGEVIANATKDNKLGASGDLDFLKQWKYPIGAEVLVHQGAQELFDSGVKMFYDYGKLLDNKTDHKIVVRTTSQSRMLDSARYWTLGFFGWNAPQQVDIEVLTEYENQNNSLAPYEVCTNSNKDSFRIGDALAVQWREKYTADAVKRLQPMLKGVKLNAKLVYGMMSLCAYETVGVGYSNFCNLFTKKEYEGYEYDIDLQFQGDYGFMNPTGKAQGVSLANEVIDRMSQTEFDQAAGLENTTLNKNKTYFPVDQRLYVDFTHDDVIQSLLTAFNYSQVADYLPIDKPDPNRRYRSSRVTPFGARLVFEVMDCGKSGNATRYLRTKINEAVVPMDQDQGCSETKPNGLCKFNEFINHQKQNAIKDAKFQLVCFGKNGTDFTVTGPVTNGTV from the coding sequence ATGGCTGCATTCCTTAGCCTTTTGCCCTTCGTGGCCGCTGCTGTCGCATTCGCACAGAGCCCCTCCGCGACTGTCAGCTGGAACAATGTCACTGGCACTGCGAACCAGGCGTTTCCCACCGACGTCGGTTTCCTTGGGACCATGGGCTATGGCGAGCAGCCGTACAACGCCCAGAATGACAAGCTGAACTCTAGCGAGTTCTTACAGACTTACGGTATCGAGACTCGCTGGAAGCCCAAAGACGCTGACCAGGACAAGGCGAACTCGGACGACATTTTCCGCAACCTCGGTACTACGTCTCCGTACCGCGCTGCTGACGATCTCTTTCCCGAGACCAACCAGTATCGTAATTTGCCCGACGAGTGCGTGATCAAGCAGGTCCACGTCGTTCATCGCCATGGTGCCCGCTACCCCACCAGCGAAACTAGCGAGGGTGCGCCCATGTTTGGCGAGGTGATTGCAAATGCCACCAAGGATAATAAGCTCGGGGCTTCGGGCGACCTCGATTTCCTGAAGCAATGGAAGTACCCTATCGGCGCTGAGGTGCTTGTGCACCAGGGCGCTCAGGAGCTGTTTGACTCTGGTGTAAAAATGTTTTACGACTATGGCAAGCTACTCGATAACAAGACCGACCACAAGATTGTAGTCCGCACCACTTCGCAGAGCCGTATGCTCGACAGTGCCCGCTACTGGACCCTTGGTTTCTTTGGCTGGAACGCGCCCCAGCAGGTCGACATTGAGGTACTCACTGAGTACGAGAACCAGAACAACTCGCTTGCGCCCTACGAGGTGTGTACCAATAGCAACAAGGATTCGTTCCGTATCGGTGACGCTCTCGCCGTTCAATGGCGTGAGAAGTACACTGCAGATGCTGTTAAGCGACTGCAGCCGATGCTCAAGGGCGTTAAACTTAACGCGAAGCTTGTGTACGGTATGATGAGCCTTTGCGCGTATGAGACTGTCGGCGTTGGTTACTCCAACTTCTGCAATCTGTTTACCAAGAAGGAGTACGAGGGCTACGAATATGACATCGACCTCCAGTTCCAGGGCGACTATGGCTTTATGAACCCTACCGGCAAAGCCCAGGGAGTGAGCCTTGCTAACGAAGTAATTGACCGCATGAGCCAGACGGAGTTTGATCAGGCTGCCGGTCTCGAGAACACGACGCTGAACAAGAACAAGACTTATTTCCCCGTCGACCAGCGCCTTTACGTCGACTTTACCCACGACGACGTGATTCAGTCTCTTCTTACTGCGTTTAACTACTCGCAGGTAGCCGACTATCTCCCCATCGACAAGCCAGACCCCAATCGCCGCTACCGTTCCAGTCGTGTGACGCCGTTTGGTGCCCGTCTTGTCTTTGAGGTCATGGACTGTGGCAAGTCTGGTAATGCGACTCGTTACTTGCGTACCAAGATTAACGAAGCCGTGGTGCCCATGGACCAGGACCAGGGCTGCTCTGAGACCAAGCCGAATGGTCTCTGCAAATTTAATGAGTTTATCAATCACCAGAAGCAGAATGCCATCAAGGACGCCAAGTTCCAACTTGTGTGCTTTGGCAAAAACGGTACCGACTTTACCGTTACTGGTCCTGTCACGAACGGTACCGTTTAA
- the RPL5 gene encoding 60S ribosomal protein L5 (EggNog:ENOG503NU2R; BUSCO:EOG0926419M; COG:J), which produces MPYTKTVKSDSYFSRYQVKYRRRREGKTDYYARKRLVVQAKNKYNAPKYRLVVRFSNRFVTCQIVHAKIQGDFVVAHASSRELPRYGIKYGLSNWTAAYATGLLVARRALKKLGLDEKYAGEEEPSGELVHTEALGDDEPRPFKCYLDVGLKRTSTGSRVFGAMKGASDGGIFIPHNARRFPGYDTESKELDADLLRNYIYGGHVAEFMEALEEEDDERFKKHFSSYLADDVGSDDIEEMYEKAYEAIREDPDFHASEKNKDHWVAESKKFKQTRLTYQQRQESIKNKVARYEAEFQVKDEA; this is translated from the exons ATG CCTTACACCAAGACCGTGAAGTCTGACTCATACTTTTCGCGCTACCAGGTCAAGTACCGTCGTCGCCGCGAGGGTAAGACCGACTACTACGcccgcaagcgccttgtTGTGCAGGCCAAGAACAAGTACAATGCACCAAAGTATCGCCTTGTTGTTCGTTTTTCGAACCGTTTCGTTACCTGCCAGATTGTGCACGCCAAGATTCAGGGTGACTTTGTCGTTGCCCACGCCAGCTCCCGCGAGCTGCCCCGTTACGGTATCAAGTACGGCCTCTCTAACTGGACTGCTGCTTACGCTACTGGTCTGCTTGTTGCTCGTCGTGCGCTTAAGAAACTTGGCCTCGACGAGAAGTACGCTGGTGAGGAGGAGCCCAGTGGTGAGCTTGTCCACACCGAGGCCCTTGGCGATGATGAGCCGCGTCCGTTCAAGTGCTACTTGGACGTTGGTCTGAAGCGTACTTCTACCGGTTCCCGTGTGTTTGGTGCTATGAAGGGTGCCTCTGACGGTGGTATCTTTATTCCGCACAACGCGCGTCGTTTCCCTGGTTACGATACAGAGTCTAaggagctcgacgctgACTTGCTCCGTAACTACATCTACGGCGGCCACGTTGCCGAGTTTATGGAAGCGCTTGAGGAGGAAGATGATGAGCGCTTTAAGAAGCACTTTTCTTCTTACCTTGCTGACGACGTCGGCTCTGACGACATTGAGGAGATGTATGAAAAGGCTTACGAGGCTATCCGTGAGGACCCCGATTTCCATGCCTCCGAGAAGAACAAGGACCACTGGGTTGCCGAGTCCAAGAAGTTCAAACAGACCCGCCTCACGTACCAACAACGCCAGGAAAGCATTAAGAACAAGGTCGCTCGCTACGAGGCTGAGTTCCAGGTCAAGGATGAGGCATAA
- the ILV3 gene encoding dihydroxy-acid dehydratase (TransMembrane:2 (o934-955i1266-1289o); EggNog:ENOG503NUBR; COG:E), producing MMDASQDMCPDLADQTLAILRVQIMEAHLQDLSALGDNPVFVSFRVPGEEYKSFETPAVPLNANVAFPPLQATFEQPITTAWFSPFDNAARDESGTGEGITRSIEWEKSKPIWVPITNEEGQKRGELLIRLGLEMGPAKADEPETYLNMLYDCLCLVCENDDALSIHNIPATETVGMIESNEEIYDDGFDSDSSNLTATSHSVEEDRFSDGVEEGPHLNDDEDDEDDEDDEDDEDDAEFLQSLAALGTLDSDGASSDRDSPPDTEGLDANDTDDAIIPSVQATEEDGALRRRFFGLGTRTLRLSRSKKHLRSASASLLPENEAQGKRLWRMPNLSLRSLHTPSSAVPSDKPRASRRRLRQQRLRRGGDFAFKVAHGLDVIGIVMLEIIGAKNLPRWKNMTYTSFDMDPCTIVSFNRKVFRTRVCRHTLNPVWNEKLYFHVRSYEANYNIKFCIYDWDKISQHDYVGEAILPVQDLLRAAPKPDPKTSVYSESDSSMKPMILLELPLTRQTNDEQDKFGSGAQPVIIVRAEYQPYEAIRQRFWREMLRNYDTNDVGSIDSYELETMLKSLGSTLTRKTLEHFFTQCGKNADTDGLSYDEAIQGLESYIYQTALASSDAGDEDQHFVSSEASTTGRDGQALSDNPNERVIRLRSCPLCNMPRLSRVEEVDILTHLALCASRDWQLVNNIAVSNIVTANQAHRKWYVKMINKVSQGNYQIGANNANILVQDRFTGELLEERMQIYVRLGIRLLYQGTRGKISGTRMKNMLRNMSVKQGLKYDHPSSVRSIRPFILFHNINEDEMVQDVSAFTSFNDFFCRKIQMQLRPTADPDDPRTLVSCSDCRLMAFEDVEKATKLWIKGRKFSVEKLLGKAFDEVPDKNLALIIFRLAPQDYHRFHIPADGIIGRPNWISGEYYTVNPMAIRSVIDVYGENTRVVVFGTIYVAAIGAMMVGSIVLSVQEGETVQRGDEFGYFKFGGSTLILLAENSLLQLDDDLLQTSESCMETLVRVGMRIGRPKDQGASQAMLYATDGITNDEDLQRAMVGVACIWYEGNPCNAHLLGVGKRVRDSVNAAGLTGYQFGAVGVSDGISMGTNAMSYSLPSRDLIADSVESCMGGHWLDGCVVVPGCDKNMPGVLMGLGRLNRPGIMVYGGTIRPGSCSQVSGNLDIVSAFQSYGQFLASGGTPKAEEVRYDIVRHSCPGPGACGGMYTANTMASCAEALGMTLPGSSSFPAEDIRKQEECDNIGEAMRNVLEKNICPRDIMTRDAFLDAIALTMVLGGSTNAVLHLIAMAKSVDVKITLDDFQHLSDSTPFLADLKPSGKYVMEDVQKYCNGIPAVIHYCIEKGLMKGEHMTVTGFTLRENVDRWVKKYGKMPQDQDLIRPVEAPIKPSGHIRILFGNLAPGGAVAKITGKEGLHFTGKARVFDTEDAMVHAVEDGSIKKGEKTVIILRYKGPKGGPGMPEMLKPTSLIMGAGLGHDVACVTDGRFSGGSHGFVIGHVVPEAQEGGPIGLVEDGDIITIDAEENTMNVTNVDEAEFARRRANYTPFPLKAKQGSLFKYSKLVSNASEGYVLPR from the exons ATGATGGATGCATCACAAGACATGTGTCCCGATTTGGCGGACCAAACGCTTGCCATCTTGCGTGTCCAAATTATGGAAGCACACTTGCAAGATCTGTCTGCGCTGGGGGACAACCCTGTATTTGTATCATTTCGTGTCCCTGGTGAAGAATACAAGTCTTTTGAGACACCAGCAGTGCCTTTGAATGCCAACGTCGCATTTCCTCCTTTGCAGGCTACGTTCGAACAGCCGATAACTACTGCATGGTTCTCTCCATTCGacaatgccgcgcgtgaTGAAAGTGGCACGGGCGAGGGGATTACGC GGAGTATAGAATGGGAGAAATCTAAGCCGATATGGGTCCCAATTACAAATGAGGAAGGCcaaaagcgcggcgagctttTGATTCGTCTGGGGCTTGAAATGGGGCCTGCTAAAGCCGACGAGCCAGAGACCTATCTAAACATGCTCTACGATTGTTTATGCTTGGTCTGCGAAAATGATGATGCGTTAAGTATACACAATATACCGGCTACTGAGACTGTTGGTATGATAGAAAGCAACGAGGAGATATACGACGATGGATTCGACTCTGATTCGAGTAATCTCACGGCTACGAGTCATTCCGTTGAAGAAGACAGGTTTAGTGATGGTGTTGAAGAGGGGCCGCATTTAAACGATGATGAGGATGATGAGGATGATGAGGATGATGAGGATGATGAGGATGATGCAGAGTTCTTACAATCTCTCGCAGCATTGGGTACCCTAGACAGCGACGGTGCATCCAGCGACAGAGACTCGCCTCCGGACACCGAAGGATTGGATGCGAATGATACAGATGACGCCATAATACCGTCTGTACAAGCGACGGAAGAAGACGGTGCTTTGCGACGGCGTTTCTTTGGTCTTGGCACACGCACCCTACGCCTTTCTAGAAGCAAGAAGCACCTACGCAGTGCGAGCGCCAGTTTGCTGCCTGAGAATGAGGCACAAGGAAAGCGACTTTGGCGCATGCCAAATTTAAGTCTGCGTTCTTTACACACGCCATCTTCGGCTGTACCATCCGACAAGCCCCGCGCTTCTCGACGGCGGCTACGTCAGCAACGTCTGCGTCGAGGAGGCGATTTTGCATTCAAAGTTGCACATGGCCTAGACGTGATTGGTATCGTTATGCTTGAGATTATTGGCGCAAAGAACTTGCCCAGGTGGAAAAACATGACGTACACATCGTTTGATATGGACCCATGTACGATTGTTTCGTTCAACCGTAAAGTCTTCCGTACCCGTGTATGTCGCCATACATTAAACCCTGTGTGGAACGAGAAACTGTATTTCCACGTACGCAGCTACGAGGCCAATTACAACATCAAGTTTTGTATCTATGACTGGGACAAGATTTCGCAACACGATTACGTTGGCGAAGCCATTTTACCAGTACAGGACCTCTTACGCGCGGCACCGAAACCTGATCCGAAAACCAGCGTCTACAGTGAAAGTGACTCATCCATGAAACCAATGATACTACTGGAGCTTCCGCTGACAAGGCAGACAAACGACGAGCAAGACAAATTTGGATCGGGTGCACAGCCAGTGATCATTGTCCGCGCCGAATACCAACCATACGAGGCTATCCGGCAGCGATTTTGGCGGGAAATGCTGCGAAATTACGACACAAACGACGTCGGTAGCATCGATTCCTACGAGCTTGAAACAATGTTGAAGAGTCTTGGAAGCACGCTGACCAGGAAAACGCTGGAGCATTTTTTTACACAATGTGGCAAGAATGCAGACACCGATGGGCTTTCCTATGACGAGGCAATTCAAGGGCTAGAGTCCTATATTTACCAGACTGCACTTGCTTCTTCTGACGCTGGCGACGAGGATCAACATTTTGTGTCGAGTGAAGCGTCCACCACAGGTCGAGACGGGCAAGCCTTGAGCGACAATCCGAATGAGCGTGTGATTCGCTTGCGCTCATGTCCACTATGCAATATGCCACGTCTCTCGAGAGTAGAAGAGGTGGATATACTGACTCATTTGGCGCTGTGTGCTTCGCGTGACTGGCAACTTGTGAACAACATTGCGGTGTCCAATATTGTTACAGCCAACCAAGCCCATCGTAAATGGTACGTGAAAATGATCAACAAGGTCAGCCAAGGAAACTACCAGATCGGAGCCAATAATGCCAACATTTTGGTACAAGATCGATTTACTGGCGAACTTTTGGAAGAAAGAATGCAGATCTATGTCCGGCTCGGCATTCGTCTTTTGTACCAGGGCACGAGAGGAAAAATATCCGGCACACGCATGAAAAACATGCTCCGCAACATGAGTGTAAAACAAGGTTTGAAATACGACCACCCTTCCAGTGTTCGCTCCATCCGACCATTTATCTTATTTCACAATATTAATGAGGACGAAATGGTCCAAGATGTATCCGCCTTTACCTCGTTCAATGACTTCTTTTGTCGAAAGATTCAAATGCAATTACGTCCGACGGCAGACCCTGATGATCCGCGTACATTGGTTAGTTGCTCAGACTGTCGTCTGATGGCCTTTGAAGATGTGGAAAAGGCGACAAAGCTTTGGATCAAGGGGCGCAAATTTTCGGTGGAGAAACTGCTGGGGAAGGCGTTCGACGAGGTGCCCGACAAAAACCTTGCTCTTATCATTTTCCGCTTGGCCCCCCAAGATTATCACCGATTTCATATCCCTGCGGACGGCATCATCGGACGGCCAAACTGGATATCGGGCGAGTATTATACCGTGAATCCGATGGCGATCCGCAGCGTCATTGACGTTTATGGCGAAAA CACGCGGGTTGTT GTATTTGGTACGATTTATGTCGCGGCGATTGGCGCTATGATGGTTGGTTCCATTGTGCTTTCGGTACAAGAAGGCGAAACCGTACAACGGGGAGATGAATTTGGCTACTTTAAATTTGGCGGCTCAACGCTTATTCTTCTCGCCGAAAACTCTCTACTGCAACTAGACGATGATTTGCTACAAACTTCAGAATCTTGCATGGAGACCTTGGTCCGCGTCGGCATGCGCATCGGCCGG CCGAAAGACCAAGGCGCAAGCCAAGCAATGTTGTATGCGACTGACGGCATTACCAATGACGAGgacttgcagcgcgcaatggTCGGTGTAGCTTGTATATGGTACGAAGGTAACCCGTGCAATGCACACTTGCTTGGCGTTGGCAAGCGTGTTCGCGACTCTGTAAACGCTGCAGGTCTCACTGGGTACCAATTTGGCGCTGTCGGCGTGTCAGATGGCATTAGCATGGGCACAAATGCTATGAGCTACTCGCTACCTAGTCGTGATTTGATTGCGGACAGTGTAGAAAGCTGTATGGGCGGCCATTGGCTCGATGGATGCGTTGTGGTGCCGGGCTGCGATAAAAACATGCCGGGTGTGCTTATGGGTCTCGGCCGTCTTAACCGTCCTGGAATCATGGTATACGGTGGCACGATCCGCCCTGGGAGCTGTAGCCAGGTTTCCGGCAATTTGGATATTGTCAGCGCATTCCAGAGCTACGGCCAGTTCCTTGCTTCGGGCGGCACGCCAAAGGCCGAGGAAGTTCGCTACGATATTGTCCGCCACTCGTGTCCCGGCCCAGGCGCATGTGGTGGTATGTATACCGCCAACACTATGGCGTCTTGTGCCGAGGCGTTAGGTATGACGCTCCCTGGCAGCAGTTCATTCCCCGCAGAAGATATTCGCAAGCAGGAAGAGTGCGATAATATTGGCGAAGCCATGCGCAATGTGCTGGAAAAAAACATTTGCCCCCGCGACATTATGACGAGGGATGCATTTTTGGATGCAATAGCACTTACCATGGTACTTGGTGGGTCTACGAATGCGGTCCTTCATCTCATTGCTATGGCGAAAAGCGTGGATGTGAAAATTACTCTTGACGACTTCCAGCATCTCAGTGACTCGACACCGTTCCTTGCAGATCTCAAGCCCAGCGGCAAGTACGTGATGGAAGACGTCCAAAAGTACTGCAATGGTATTCCCGCTGTCATTCATTACTGCATTGAAAAAGGACTGATGAAGGGCGAACACATGACTGTCACTGGCTTTACGCTTCGTGAAAACGTCGATCGCTGGGTCAAAAAGTACGGCAAGATGCCGCAAGACCAGGACCTGATCCGTCCTGTGGAAGCCCCAATTAAGCCTTCTGGCCACATTCGTATTTTGTTTGGCAATCTGGCGCCTGGGGGCGCGGTTGCCAAGATCACTGGCAAAGAGGGTCTTCACTTTActggcaaagcgcgcgtcttTGACACTGAGGATGCCATGGTCCACGCGGTGGAGGATGGCAGCATCAAGAAGGGAGAAAAGACGGTTATTATTTTGCGCTACAAGGGTCCGAAGGGCGGCCCCGGTATGCCTGAGATGCTTAAGCCAACCTCTCTCATTATGGGCGCAGGCCTCGGCCACGATGTTGCATGTGTTACCGACGGTCGTTTTAGCGGTGGCTCGCATGGCTTTGTCATTGGCCACGTTGTTCCTGAAGCACAGGAGGGTGGCCCAATCGGTCTTGTCGAAGACGGCGATATAATTACCATTGACGCCGAAGAGAATACGATGAATGTGACGAATGTCGACGAAGCCGAGTTTGCTCGTCGCCGTGCGAACTATACACCGTTTCCTTTAAAAGCAAAACAGGGCAGCTTGTTTAAATACTCCAAACTGGTTTCCAACGCCTCGGAAGGGTACGTATTACCACGTTGA
- the RPL15A gene encoding 60S ribosomal protein L15A (COG:J; EggNog:ENOG503NV1F), with amino-acid sequence MGAYKYLEELYKKKQSDVLRFLLRVRCWEYRQTNVVTRASRPSRPDKARRLGYKAKQGYVIYRVRVRRGDRKKKAHKGATYGKPVRQGVNKLKPQRSLRVLAEERVGRKASNLRVLNSYWVNQDGVYKYFEVICVDPFHKAIRRDPRINWISSAVQKRRESRGLTSSGKKSRGIGKGHRFNNTKGGGRRAAYRRQQTEEFHRYR; translated from the exons ATGGGTGCCTACAAGTACCTTGAGGAACTTTATAAGAAGAAGCAGAGCGATGTGCTCCGCTTCCTTCTCCGTGTCCG CTGCTGGGAGTACCGCCAGACAAACGTAGTGACCCGGGCTTCGCGCCCCTCTCGCCCtgacaaggcgcgccgcctggGCTACAAGGCGAAGCAAGGCTATGTTATTTACCGCGTGCGTGTTCGCCGCGGTGACCGTAAGAAGAAGGCGCACAAGGGCGCCACTTACGGCAAGCCTGTTCGCCAGGGTGTGAACAAGCTCAAGCCCCAGCGCTCTTTGCGTGTCCTCGCTGAGGAGCGCGTAGGGCGCAAGGCGTCTAACCTTCGTGTGCTCAACTCCTACTGGGTGAACCAGGACGGTGTGTACAAGTACTTCGAGGTTATTTGCGTTGACCCCTTCCACAAGGCAATTCGCCGCGACCCTCGCATCAACTGGATCTCGAGCGCTGTCcagaagcgccgcgagagCCGTGGTCTCACCTCGAGCGGCAAGAAGAGCCGTGGTATTGGCAAGGGCCATCGCTTCAACAACACCAAGGGTGGTggcaggcgcgcagcttACCGCAGGCAGCAGACCGAGGAATTCCACCGCTACCGCTAA
- a CDS encoding uncharacterized protein (SECRETED:SignalP(1-18); COG:S; EggNog:ENOG503NXU0): MAQIAALLPLIFAAVVIADSSTPTKNWNNVTGTSSTTFPTDVGFLGKLMYGQSPFVAQVDKLDTNRPNGKYGIEMRWLPKDGKKDDATPDDIFRNLGQVSPYHIADDLFPETNKYRSVPDNCEIKQVHLLSRHGARYPTGSKEGGQYKFGQKVAKARQSGDFKAEGDLSFLNSWNYSLGSEVLVHTGAQELFDSGVKAYLDYAKLLDGYEHKPVIRTTSQSRMLDSARYWTLGFFGWDAPEKMHLEVLTEDSSQNNTLAPVCNEVYYDDSVNDWIDTYSPPIAKRLNSMLTGFKISDEDIYNVMTLCGYETVSQGYSDFCNIFTKEEWEQHEYTIDLQFQTGSMFLNPIAKAKGVGWVTEFLDRVTNSKFDGPQSLQNSTLDSNPTYFPLKQPLYADFSHDTVISNILTAFNFTQFADDLDFTKINKNRRYRTSRVTPFGALIAFEILECDNDQYLRVKVNEAVVPMNQDQGCEKRDDGLCKLDSFVKHQKEHAFKDSHFETACMGKNGTDYIVTGPVKTGTLSKSQIKAVKSKRSNAIPGLKTMRRGA, encoded by the coding sequence ATGGCCCAAATCGCCGCTCTTCTTCCGCTCATTTTCGCTGCAGTAGTCATTGCAGACTCGTCCACTCCCACGAAAAACTGGAACAATGTTACAGGCACGTCGAGTACGACATTCCCCACCGATGTCGGGTTCTTGGGCAAGCTGATGTACGGCCAGTCACCGTTCGTTGCTCAAGTTGACAAACTGGACACCAACCGTCCGAACGGCAAGTACGGAATTGAGATGCGATGGCTCCCTAAAGATGGCAAGAAGGACGACGCAACCCCCGACGATATTTTCCGTAACCTTGGCCAAGTATCTCCTTACCACATTGCGGACGATCTTTTCCCCGAGACAAACAAGTATCGCAGTGTGCCCGACAACTGCGAAATTAAGCAGGTGCACCTTTTGAgccgccacggcgcgcgctaTCCTACCGGTTCGAAGGAAGGCGGTCAGTACAAGTTTGGCCAGAAAGTTGCCAAGGCGCGACAGAGTGGCGACTTTAAGGCAGAGGGCGACCTCTCCTTCTTGAACTCGTGGAACTATTCCTTGGGCAGTGAAGTGCTGGTGCACACTGGTGCGCAAGAGCTCTTTGACTCTGGTGTGAAAGCCTACTTGGACTACGCCAAGCTCCTTGATGGTTACGAGCACAAGCCTGTTATACGCACCACCTCACAGAGCCGTATGCTTGACAGTGCTCGCTACTGGACTCTTGGCTTTTTTGGCTGGGATGCGCCGGAGAAGATGCACCTCGAGGTGCTTACTGAGGACAGTAGCCAGAACAACACCTTGGCGCCTGTCTGCAACGAAGTCTACTATGATGATTCTGTCAATGATTGGATCGACACTTACTCGCCGCCGATTGCCAAGCGTCTGAACTCGATGCTCACCGGCTTCAAGATCAGCGACGAAGACATTTACAACGTCATGACGCTGTGTGGTTACGAAACTGTGTCACAGGGATATTCTGACTTTTGCAATATTTTCACCAAGGAGGAATGGGAGCAGCACGAATATACGATCGACCTCCAGTTTCAAACAGGAAGCATGTTCCTGAACCCCATTGCCAAGGCGAAGGGTGTTGGCTGGGTAACCGAGTTTCTCGACCGCGTGACCAATTCTAAATTCGATGGCCCTCAGTCGCTGCAGAACAGCACCCTTGATTCCAACCCTACCTACTTCCCTCTTAAGCAACCTTTGTACGCCGACTTTTCTCATGACACTGTTATTTCCAATATCCTGACCGCATTCAACTTTACGCAATTTGCTGACGACTTGGACTTTACCAAGATAAACAAAAACCGCAGGTACCGCACCAGCCGTGTCACTCCTTTCGGTGCTCTTATTGCTTTTGAGATCCTCGAGTGTGACAATGACCAGTACTTGCGCGTCAAGGTGAACGAGGCCGTGGTGCCTATGAACCAGGACCAGGGTTGTGAGAAACGCGATGATGGTCTATGCAAACTTGACAGCTTTGTAAAGCACCAGAAAGAGCACGCGTTTAAAGACTCACACTTTGAGACGGCGTGCATGGGCAAGAATGGCACCGACTACATTGTTACGGGCCCTGTCAAGACTGGCACGCTCAGCAAGTCTCAAATCAAAGCTGTCAagagcaagcgcagcaacgcCATCCCAGGTTTGAAGACTATGCGGAGGGGCGCGTAA
- the HOM2 gene encoding aspartate-semialdehyde dehydrogenase (BUSCO:EOG09262YAU; EggNog:ENOG503NU99; COG:E): MSGQKKIKVVVLGATGTVGQRFILQLVDHPNFELAGLGASAASAGRLYHEAVAGRWKQAHPIPESVRNMTVNSCIPESFSSCDLAFSGLDSSVAGTVECAFRAANMCVFSNAKNYRMDPLCPLIVPLVNPSHLAILPHQQACMSPRLEHGFIVPNANCSTTGVVVVLKALEDAFGPLETVMMQTMQAISGAGYPGVSSLDILDNVVPYIRDEEEKMEAETGKILGGLKNNDTAFEMHETNPMKVSAQCNRVPVIDGHLACVSVKFKNQPAPSSDQAIKALRNFTCEAQKLGCHSAPKQAITVHDEPDRPQPRLDREWQNGAGVSVGRVRKCPVLDIKFVSLVNNVMLGAATSSVLNAEIALRKGYLQ; this comes from the coding sequence ATGTCAGGACAGAAGAAGATCAAAGTTGTTGTGTTGGGCGCCACAGGAACTGTCGGTCAGCGCTTCATTCTCCAGCTTGTGGACCATCCCAACTTTGAGCTTGCAGGCTTGGGGgccagcgctgcttccGCTGGGCGGCTCTACCACGAAGCCGTAGCTGGTCGTTGGAAGCAGGCCCATCCTATTCCCGAGTCTGTGCGCAACATGACAGTTAACTCGTGCATTCCGGAAAGTTTTTCAAGCTGTGATCTGGCATTCAGTGGTCTGGACAGCTCCGTCGCCGGGACTGTCGAGTGCGCATTTCGCGCAGCCAATATGTGTGTGTTTTCAAACGCCAAGAACTATCGTATGGATCCCTTGTGCCCGCTTATTGTTCCGCTTGTGAATCCTTCGCATTTGGCCATCCTACCTCATCAGCAAGCTTGCATGTCCCCTCGTCTGGAGCATGGATTTATTGTGCCAAACGCAAATTGCTCTACCACAGGCGTTGTCGTTGTCCTCAAGGCATTGGAGGATGCGTTTGGCCCGCTTGAAACTGTCATGATGCAGACTATGCAAGCAATCAGTGGAGCTGGCTACCCTGGTGTAAGTTCGCTAGATATTTTGGACAATGTCGTGCCCTACATTCGTGACGAAGAGGAAAAGATGGAGGCGGAGACGGGCAAGATTCTCGGTGGACTTAAAAACAACGACACTGCGTTTGAAATGCACGAAACAAATCCTATGAAAGTCAGTGCTCAATGCAATCGCGTGCCAGTGATTGACGGACATTTGGCGTGTGTCAGTGTCAAGTTCAAAAACCAGCCTGCGCCTTCTTCCGACCAAGCCATCAAGGCCTTGCGCAACTTTACTTGCGAAGCCCAGAAACTCGGTTGTCACAGCGCTCCCAAGCAGGCAATCACAGTACATGATGAGCCAGACCGGCCCCAGCCTCGTTTGGACCGTGAATGGCAGAACGGAGCAGGTGTAAGTGTCGGTCGCGTCCGCAAATGTCCCGTGCTAGATATCAAGTTTGTTTCGCTGGTGAACAATGTCATGCTCGGTGCAGCTACCAGCTCCGTGCTTAATGCAGAAATTGCGTTACGCAAAGGCTACTTGCAGTAG